One region of Wyeomyia smithii strain HCP4-BCI-WySm-NY-G18 chromosome 3, ASM2978416v1, whole genome shotgun sequence genomic DNA includes:
- the LOC129732081 gene encoding UDP-glycosyltransferase UGT5-like isoform X2 — protein sequence MHSTFLKYILITLTVFGMVANCSKILVLVPFPASSHWFWLHHFVVELLDRGHQVTAITNFAATEPHPNYTEVVIDPPFDMPYYFPVSDIFEAKYSGDLSNLFLYWHVGISTTKYALRDPNVQHFIEQDDSSFDLVISEQFYQEAFLMFAHKYRAPIVTIGTLGYSDFMDRAMGLLTPWSFVPHPILTYMDDMSFSQRCYNFLISATDALIRKYYYLPRQDKLAKKYFSTIEGPESFPSVEELERSISVMLINSHISTTPPRPSITGLVNVAGAHIKQVKALPKDIQRFLNSATEGAIFFSLGSYVKSTDMPKDKLKAFFEVFRNIKHKVLWKFEDETMTNVPKNVMVRNWLPQSDILAHPNVVLFITHGGMFGTQEAIYRGVPMLLIPFFGDQHQNTLKAERSGYALSLNFADVNVITLGSRINELLTDPSYKKLAKKASELFRDNLVPPMEEAMHWIEYVIRHKGAKHLKSVSVDLNWIQYHMLDVIAFFTFTIVLILFVSYKILSALFRVSAIQKSKEPKKYVLSSRTRSHMKYKEACIQK from the exons ATG CATTCCACATTCTTGAAATATATACTGATAACACTAACCGTCTTCGGTATGGTGGCGAATTGCTCGAAAATACTTGTACTCGTTCCCTTTCCGGCGTCGAGTCATTGGTTTTGGCTGCATCACTTTGTCGTAGAGCTACTGGATCGAGGCCACCAAGTCACAGCGATTACCAACTTTGCTGCGACCGAGCCACATCCCAACTATACCGAAGTAGTGATAGATCCTCCTTTCGATATGCCATACTACT TTCCCGTATCGGATATATTCGAGGCAAAGTACAGCGGTGATCTGTCCAATTTGTTTTTATACTGGCACGTGGGGATTTCCACAACAAAATACGCACTGCGAGACCCTAACGTTCAACATTTTATTGAGCAGGACGATAGCAGCTTCGATCTGGTTATATCGGAACAGTTTTATCAGGAGGCTTTCTTGATGTTCGCCCATAAGTACCGGGCACCGATAGTAACGATAG GAACATTGGGCTATTCGGATTTTATGGATCGCGCAATGGGGCTGCTGACCCCGTGGTCCTTTGTTCCGCATCCAATATTGACGTACATGGATGATATGAGCTTCAGCCAGCGCTGCTACAATTTTCTGATATCAGCAACTGATGCTCTGATAAGGAAATACTACTATTTACCTCGACAGGACAAATTGGCGAAGAAATACTTTTCTACAATTGAAG GCCCTGAATCGTTTCCATCGGTGGAGGAGCTGGAAAGGTCTATCTCGGTAATGCTGATAAATAGTCATATCTCTACAACACCACCTAGACCTTCGATAACGGGATTGGTGAATGTGGCCGGAGCTCACATTAAACAGGTGAAGGCATTACCGAAAGACATTCAACGATTTCTAAACAGTGCTACCGAGGGTGCAATATTTTTTAGCCTTGGGTCTTACGTCAAGAGCACCGATATGCCAAAAGATAAACTGAAGGCATTTTTTGAGGTCTTTCGGAATATCAAGCATAAAGTGCTGTGGAAGTTCGAAGATGAAACAATGACCAATGTTCCGAAAAATGTCATGGTGAGAAATTGGTTACCTCAAAGTGATATCTTAGCCCACCCAAATGTGGTTCTCTTCATTACTCACGGTGGAATGTTTGGTACCCAGGAGGCCATCTACCGTGGAGTTCCGATGCTGCTCATTCCATTCTTCGGCGATCAGCACCAGAATACACTAAAAGCGGAGCGCTCCGGATATGCTCTGTCATTGAACTTTGCAGATGTTAATGTAATCACGTTGGGGTCGAGAATCAATGAGTTACTGACTGATCCTTCCTATAAAAAACTGGCGAAAAAAGCATCTGAACTATTTCGCGACAATCTGGTGCCACCAATGGAAGAAGCCATGCACTGGATTGAATACGTGATACGACACAAAGGAGCCAAACATTTGAAGTCAGTGTCTGTGGATCTTAACTGGATCCAGTACCATATGCTAGACGTGATAGCATTTTTTACGTTTACAATAGTTCTAATACTTTTTGTTAGCTATAAAATCCTGTCGGCACTTTTCAGGGTGTCAGCTATACAAAAATCAAAGGAACCCAAAAAATATGTCCTGTCGTCTAGAACCCGAAGTCATATGAAATATAAGGAAGCTTGTATTCAAAAATAA
- the LOC129732081 gene encoding UDP-glycosyltransferase UGT5-like isoform X3 — MVANCSKILVLVPFPASSHWFWLHHFVVELLDRGHQVTAITNFAATEPHPNYTEVVIDPPFDMPYYFPVSDIFEAKYSGDLSNLFLYWHVGISTTKYALRDPNVQHFIEQDDSSFDLVISEQFYQEAFLMFAHKYRAPIVTIGTLGYSDFMDRAMGLLTPWSFVPHPILTYMDDMSFSQRCYNFLISATDALIRKYYYLPRQDKLAKKYFSTIEGPESFPSVEELERSISVMLINSHISTTPPRPSITGLVNVAGAHIKQVKALPKDIQRFLNSATEGAIFFSLGSYVKSTDMPKDKLKAFFEVFRNIKHKVLWKFEDETMTNVPKNVMVRNWLPQSDILAHPNVVLFITHGGMFGTQEAIYRGVPMLLIPFFGDQHQNTLKAERSGYALSLNFADVNVITLGSRINELLTDPSYKKLAKKASELFRDNLVPPMEEAMHWIEYVIRHKGAKHLKSVSVDLNWIQYHMLDVIAFFTFTIVLILFVSYKILSALFRVSAIQKSKEPKKYVLSSRTRSHMKYKEACIQK; from the exons ATGGTGGCGAATTGCTCGAAAATACTTGTACTCGTTCCCTTTCCGGCGTCGAGTCATTGGTTTTGGCTGCATCACTTTGTCGTAGAGCTACTGGATCGAGGCCACCAAGTCACAGCGATTACCAACTTTGCTGCGACCGAGCCACATCCCAACTATACCGAAGTAGTGATAGATCCTCCTTTCGATATGCCATACTACT TTCCCGTATCGGATATATTCGAGGCAAAGTACAGCGGTGATCTGTCCAATTTGTTTTTATACTGGCACGTGGGGATTTCCACAACAAAATACGCACTGCGAGACCCTAACGTTCAACATTTTATTGAGCAGGACGATAGCAGCTTCGATCTGGTTATATCGGAACAGTTTTATCAGGAGGCTTTCTTGATGTTCGCCCATAAGTACCGGGCACCGATAGTAACGATAG GAACATTGGGCTATTCGGATTTTATGGATCGCGCAATGGGGCTGCTGACCCCGTGGTCCTTTGTTCCGCATCCAATATTGACGTACATGGATGATATGAGCTTCAGCCAGCGCTGCTACAATTTTCTGATATCAGCAACTGATGCTCTGATAAGGAAATACTACTATTTACCTCGACAGGACAAATTGGCGAAGAAATACTTTTCTACAATTGAAG GCCCTGAATCGTTTCCATCGGTGGAGGAGCTGGAAAGGTCTATCTCGGTAATGCTGATAAATAGTCATATCTCTACAACACCACCTAGACCTTCGATAACGGGATTGGTGAATGTGGCCGGAGCTCACATTAAACAGGTGAAGGCATTACCGAAAGACATTCAACGATTTCTAAACAGTGCTACCGAGGGTGCAATATTTTTTAGCCTTGGGTCTTACGTCAAGAGCACCGATATGCCAAAAGATAAACTGAAGGCATTTTTTGAGGTCTTTCGGAATATCAAGCATAAAGTGCTGTGGAAGTTCGAAGATGAAACAATGACCAATGTTCCGAAAAATGTCATGGTGAGAAATTGGTTACCTCAAAGTGATATCTTAGCCCACCCAAATGTGGTTCTCTTCATTACTCACGGTGGAATGTTTGGTACCCAGGAGGCCATCTACCGTGGAGTTCCGATGCTGCTCATTCCATTCTTCGGCGATCAGCACCAGAATACACTAAAAGCGGAGCGCTCCGGATATGCTCTGTCATTGAACTTTGCAGATGTTAATGTAATCACGTTGGGGTCGAGAATCAATGAGTTACTGACTGATCCTTCCTATAAAAAACTGGCGAAAAAAGCATCTGAACTATTTCGCGACAATCTGGTGCCACCAATGGAAGAAGCCATGCACTGGATTGAATACGTGATACGACACAAAGGAGCCAAACATTTGAAGTCAGTGTCTGTGGATCTTAACTGGATCCAGTACCATATGCTAGACGTGATAGCATTTTTTACGTTTACAATAGTTCTAATACTTTTTGTTAGCTATAAAATCCTGTCGGCACTTTTCAGGGTGTCAGCTATACAAAAATCAAAGGAACCCAAAAAATATGTCCTGTCGTCTAGAACCCGAAGTCATATGAAATATAAGGAAGCTTGTATTCAAAAATAA
- the LOC129732081 gene encoding UDP-glycosyltransferase UGT5-like isoform X1, whose amino-acid sequence MYIKICNIKHSTFLKYILITLTVFGMVANCSKILVLVPFPASSHWFWLHHFVVELLDRGHQVTAITNFAATEPHPNYTEVVIDPPFDMPYYFPVSDIFEAKYSGDLSNLFLYWHVGISTTKYALRDPNVQHFIEQDDSSFDLVISEQFYQEAFLMFAHKYRAPIVTIGTLGYSDFMDRAMGLLTPWSFVPHPILTYMDDMSFSQRCYNFLISATDALIRKYYYLPRQDKLAKKYFSTIEGPESFPSVEELERSISVMLINSHISTTPPRPSITGLVNVAGAHIKQVKALPKDIQRFLNSATEGAIFFSLGSYVKSTDMPKDKLKAFFEVFRNIKHKVLWKFEDETMTNVPKNVMVRNWLPQSDILAHPNVVLFITHGGMFGTQEAIYRGVPMLLIPFFGDQHQNTLKAERSGYALSLNFADVNVITLGSRINELLTDPSYKKLAKKASELFRDNLVPPMEEAMHWIEYVIRHKGAKHLKSVSVDLNWIQYHMLDVIAFFTFTIVLILFVSYKILSALFRVSAIQKSKEPKKYVLSSRTRSHMKYKEACIQK is encoded by the exons ATGTATATCAAAATCTGTAACATTAAA CATTCCACATTCTTGAAATATATACTGATAACACTAACCGTCTTCGGTATGGTGGCGAATTGCTCGAAAATACTTGTACTCGTTCCCTTTCCGGCGTCGAGTCATTGGTTTTGGCTGCATCACTTTGTCGTAGAGCTACTGGATCGAGGCCACCAAGTCACAGCGATTACCAACTTTGCTGCGACCGAGCCACATCCCAACTATACCGAAGTAGTGATAGATCCTCCTTTCGATATGCCATACTACT TTCCCGTATCGGATATATTCGAGGCAAAGTACAGCGGTGATCTGTCCAATTTGTTTTTATACTGGCACGTGGGGATTTCCACAACAAAATACGCACTGCGAGACCCTAACGTTCAACATTTTATTGAGCAGGACGATAGCAGCTTCGATCTGGTTATATCGGAACAGTTTTATCAGGAGGCTTTCTTGATGTTCGCCCATAAGTACCGGGCACCGATAGTAACGATAG GAACATTGGGCTATTCGGATTTTATGGATCGCGCAATGGGGCTGCTGACCCCGTGGTCCTTTGTTCCGCATCCAATATTGACGTACATGGATGATATGAGCTTCAGCCAGCGCTGCTACAATTTTCTGATATCAGCAACTGATGCTCTGATAAGGAAATACTACTATTTACCTCGACAGGACAAATTGGCGAAGAAATACTTTTCTACAATTGAAG GCCCTGAATCGTTTCCATCGGTGGAGGAGCTGGAAAGGTCTATCTCGGTAATGCTGATAAATAGTCATATCTCTACAACACCACCTAGACCTTCGATAACGGGATTGGTGAATGTGGCCGGAGCTCACATTAAACAGGTGAAGGCATTACCGAAAGACATTCAACGATTTCTAAACAGTGCTACCGAGGGTGCAATATTTTTTAGCCTTGGGTCTTACGTCAAGAGCACCGATATGCCAAAAGATAAACTGAAGGCATTTTTTGAGGTCTTTCGGAATATCAAGCATAAAGTGCTGTGGAAGTTCGAAGATGAAACAATGACCAATGTTCCGAAAAATGTCATGGTGAGAAATTGGTTACCTCAAAGTGATATCTTAGCCCACCCAAATGTGGTTCTCTTCATTACTCACGGTGGAATGTTTGGTACCCAGGAGGCCATCTACCGTGGAGTTCCGATGCTGCTCATTCCATTCTTCGGCGATCAGCACCAGAATACACTAAAAGCGGAGCGCTCCGGATATGCTCTGTCATTGAACTTTGCAGATGTTAATGTAATCACGTTGGGGTCGAGAATCAATGAGTTACTGACTGATCCTTCCTATAAAAAACTGGCGAAAAAAGCATCTGAACTATTTCGCGACAATCTGGTGCCACCAATGGAAGAAGCCATGCACTGGATTGAATACGTGATACGACACAAAGGAGCCAAACATTTGAAGTCAGTGTCTGTGGATCTTAACTGGATCCAGTACCATATGCTAGACGTGATAGCATTTTTTACGTTTACAATAGTTCTAATACTTTTTGTTAGCTATAAAATCCTGTCGGCACTTTTCAGGGTGTCAGCTATACAAAAATCAAAGGAACCCAAAAAATATGTCCTGTCGTCTAGAACCCGAAGTCATATGAAATATAAGGAAGCTTGTATTCAAAAATAA